In the Choloepus didactylus isolate mChoDid1 chromosome 3, mChoDid1.pri, whole genome shotgun sequence genome, ttattttgacttctgaaaacatttcattttgatttgCTTTCTTTGATAACTAGTGAAGgtggtaaattttttttcaagtttatgactgTTTTCCAAGTTTATTTTAAGTTTCGTGTCTTTCATAAACTTTATAGATTGTGGGAGTATCCTTGTGCTTTTCTTATATTTGAGTTCATTAAATATTAAGATCAAAaactatttgtgtatttatgacaGTCTGTAATCCAGTTTTTTGGTCTTttaactttattcatttttagcataaatttaaatatacagtTTACATTTTTAAGGTGGCTGACTTTACAGAGAGAACCATATGAGAGTAAGCAACTTATTGGAAGAGTAGTTCTAAACCCTTTGGTGGGTGTCTGTGTGTTAAACCAGGAGTGGTTCAAGGTTGGAGGGCAAAGGGTGTATCCAATTTGTAAAATCTTGAACCCTCATGTTTTGTAATGTGAATTTGTGTAGTAAGGTAGGTTTGTAGTTGTAGATAGAGGTAATTTCAGTATGGCTAGGCTGAGTTAGTTTGTGTCTTAAGGGTGGTACCTGAGGAGTGAGGCAACTAGTCTGCTTTTGTAGAGATTTGTGCACAGCTTTCATTCACGTTCTTATGACATTTCGCTACCTTAAACTTTAGCAGTTGTTTAGTCGGTGGTGTTGGGAGAGATTACATTACTGTTCCATTACTGTTCTAAACAGATTGATCTTATAATCAGTTTGCCAATGCAGCACCTACAGCAGTTCTTATATTTTGactaaacaatattttaattacattttgagattagcatattttaatatttttccacatttgctaAGATTTTTCAGAGTGGGGAAGTCAGGATATAATGATTTAAAACCTTGAAATGGGAAAGGGACAGTCTTTCTCAATTTGGAGAATTGAGTCATAACAATTACGAAATTTCCCTTACCACAGTAAGTTTTCTTCATCCTATTTGGAGAGTGAGCTGACCTGCATGGTGTTTCCAACTTCCTGTTTCTAGTGCGTTTGGGTATTATAAAGCATGAGATTGGTTCCAAATTGTAAAATATTCCATCCAACAAAATGTAAATGGGAATACATTAAGCTTGTTTGAATTGTGCTACATGAACTACACCGAAAAAAAAGTAAGAACTTAGACACATAATATCTTTGTTTACCAAACTTACTTGATTATAAAATATGTGGGGTATTCATCCAGGTGCATCACCTGGGGGTTGTGATTCATTGGATTTGGGTGTGGAATCTGGGGAACGCATATTTTTGGTAAGCTCTCTGGGTGATCAGTATCTCTGGACAAGTTGGGGAAATACTGATTTAAATAGTGAAACACTCAGTATTCTACTTAGTTCATTTCTGTATGTTTTCTGGTAACATTGAACAAAATGGACAGAATCGCCCTCTTAAGTTTACATTCTGATTGGGAGACAGTGACAGTGAACTAGAGTAAAAGTAAAGTGACCATGCTGCCTAGAATAATGTGAGACGGCAGAAAGAATCTGTTATGTCTTTGGTTGTTTACGGTTGCTGAAGCATGCTTCTCTGTGAGCATCTTGACCTAAGTGAGATTCTAATTGTTAAAAGTACATCTTTTTAGTATCGTAAGGACAATATTATCTGTTGTTTAACTGAAGAGATTTGTATTGGATTTACTCAGATATCCTAGAATGGCACCTTCCTAAAGGATTTTCCAGGGCAAAATTTGACTACAAGTGATTGCTGCAGTAAAtctttgtatataaatatttcagttcCCAGCTTTGTTCGTTTTCAGGTTACTTAGAAGCAAATTGATGTGCATGGAATAAACCTTAAGAATGCTTTTTTGGCCCAAGTGAAATGTTCCTTTTGATTTAATTAGTTTTGATAAAGCTTGTTTAGCTAGAATATTCTTATTTGCTCAGTGGTAGACACCACTGTatcttgtaattttaaaaagtaaaataaaaaaatttaaatccaagGACTAGTTTATAGAatcctttttcatttgttctcaaaaacagatatctgcattgtggtatcttatttatttaatgctttaatttttagATCCCTCTGTATTTGTGCTTGGAAAATAGAGATGGCTTTCTTTTTGGCGTTAAGTGAAATCTTGAAGGATTAGTTTAGATTTCTTGTCTtgattttggaaaataatctTCCAGGATCAGGATTGCTGTTTATcaacattgctgaaagaagaaattgctttTACAGCAGAATCcttaattttaaatagtttacTGCTGTTGAAGCCATTTGAAAGGCTCATCATTTACGAGAGGAGGCATCTCCCTTTTCCTTAAGATGTAATGTAGTTTAACTCAACCACGTCAGACGTTTTCCAGTTGGTCTCCTTCCTGGTGCTGCTGAAAGCATGGGAGCTTGGGACCTGGGCATTGGTGCTCTCAGCTGTGGCTGCAGCCCCATCCAGCAGCCCTAAAATGCCTACTGAGCCTGAGAGCCCCAGAAAAGAGTGTATCTATTTGCAGTGGTAGCCCCTGGTGAGTAGAAGGCCCTTTTTTCACACCTAGTTAAATTTACTGTGTGAAAGACTAGTGAAATTGAGTCGATAGTTAAGATTACAATCTCACCACAAGACTTTTTTGAATAACTTTACTGTTTGAatacttttatgaaaaaaaaatggcctttATATTTAATTGCATTTTCCTTGCATATATGTTTTACCCAAGCCAGTCCACTTACCTTGTTTTATTTCTGACACTGTACTTCCAGATGTAAGTGGGAGAAAAACTGAAGAATGGCACTTTTGAAtgttgtctttctcttttttctcccaggGAGGACATGTATGCCCAGGACTCTATAGAGCTACTAACAACATCTGGTATCCAGTTTAAAAAACATGAAGAGGAAGGAATTGAGACTCAGTACTTTGCAGAACTTCTTATGACATCTGGAGTAGTCCTCTGTGAAGGGGTCAAATGGTTATCATTTCATAGGTAAAAGGATTGCATCAAAATGGCATTTCGTTACTGTCTCCTACCTGCTGTACACTTGCTTGCGTCACTATATTAGCAATTTCAGGTTTAGTTCTAGAAAGAACAGAATGCCGTATAGCTGTCTCCTAACTCTAAAAGGCTAATGTTGGTCTACTTAAAGGTTAATTGAATCTTCTTATGCCAGGTGCTCTGACAACATTCTGGGGATTAAGCTGTGACCAGAACTGACTAAAGTCATTTTcctcatggaatttacattctGGTAGGGGTAGGCagacagttttttaaaatgataaaattagtaTAGTGGTTTGTTACAGTGTTGtgagtgctatggagaaaaataaaatagcaaaggtAGATAGGGAATGTTAggaatgggtgtgtgtgtggatacttttttttttttaatggggtatTTAGAGAAGGCATCACTTAGAAGAAGTACCTTGCAGGATTGTAGTACTAATCaataataacatattttaaaggCTCTACTAAAGTGCTTTGTATACAGTAAATTCTCAGTGATAGTTTTAATTCCTTATTAttactataaaataaaactaGATTGTTGAAAAAAACTTCTAGAAAGAAAATTCCTTCCAGTTTGTAGAAACAGACTTCCAGGAGAAAGAAAGTTTTCTTATCTAGGTAAACTAAACTGACAGCCCAAGGACTAAAAGTGGCCTTGGGAATGGTTTTATTTGACCTTTTGTTATGTTTTTAAGAAGACTTGTATTACACAGGTGTAATACACTTCTACTTGGTTCACTTcagaaaccatttattttatttactttccaCCTCTAGCCTGTCAGATGATATAGTGAAGAGCCATTCATATTTTAAACTTCGCTGTAGTGCTAAGCATTAATTTTTGAGTTGGAAGTACTGAATGTATTAATTCTCACCTATCaacttttctctctgttctcttctccttAAACCTGTACCTCAGGAGAAGACTTAAGTCTCTGTTAACTTGAGGAACATTTTTTgagttctttttgctttcttagaCATGAAGATACAAAAGAACCAGAAAGCATTTTCCTGTCCTTTTATTATATATGACatgtatgtttatttaaaaaaaaaaattactatgtgCTAGATACTCGGGATATTAAGATAAACAAAAATGGGCATGGTTCCTGTCTTGGATCTTAGAATCTAACTTAGGCTCCAATATATTTGGTATTTGTTGAGAGTTGTTACAAGATTTTATTGTACTAAGTGTcatcaaatattttcatattccaGTGAATTTCTAGGAGATAAAGAACAGTTTAAGAAATTTTGTAAATCCTAAACTCTAGTATAATCTTTTTTGAAAATAAGACTTATAGTTTTGCTGGTGGTAAATAAATGCTGACTTTAATTTTAGTTAGCTAGCAAAGTTACTTCCTTGCTAACCACTCAAAACTTAAAGCTTTCTGCTCTATTCCTTAATGGCCTTCAACagtaaaggctttttttttttgtttcctttttaaaaattagaagtaaTTATTCTGAACATtgaatacaaattttattttgtaccCCCAAATGGTATGTTAAAAGCATCTTTCATCAAGTATTTGTTGAGTTCCAACTATTTTCAAGGAagaaaaggtattttaaaaatgtaattcctGACCTTTAAGCTAATGGAGGAAACAATACATATACTTAAAAAGGTAGAACACAAAGACATCTTGTGCTACATGAGTCTCTGGAATTTAGGCTTTTCAGGGAAGGCTTAGTGTAAAGCAGGGCATGTAATTGCTGCACAGGGATGTAAGGAGATGATAGAATGTAAAATATGGGaagatttgcattatttttgcctTCAGAATACCAGTTCTCTTACTGTTTTTTTGATTTCTGGGCCTTGTTTCcattcatttttagttttccatttccatagttatttaaaaattttttgaggcATCTACTATGGACAGTTTGATATTCTTAAAGTGTCCTCCATTCAAGGATCAGCAGAATAGTATTTTTGTGAATGCAGACTTGGAATAGTAGTATAGATCTGTATATTGATATCTCTGAATGATGAAATTAAAGTAACAGGTTCTTAGCACCGTCTGTAAGATGATGGTATTTTCCCATTATACAACTtagcatttttgttttctctgtttttgtggTGGGTGTTCATTTTTGGTTGATGCCTTATTTACCTCCATTGTGACTCACATAGaatttgtatcaaaaaaaaaattttttcgtTTTCATCAGTGTGGTATTTATATGTCCtgtattattttctctctcttgtagTGGTTATGACTTTGGCTATTTAATCAAAATCCTGACCAACTCCAATTTGCCTGAAGAAGAACTTGACTTCTTTGAGATCCTTCGGTTGTTTTTTCCTGTCATTTATGATGTGAAGTACCTCATGAAGAGCTGCAAAAATCTCAAAGTAAGGTTTTGAGTGGCCTTATCTTTAATTACACTGTTCAGGCTGagtgatatatataagatactaGAATGGGATGTTGtttttcacaatatttttattttaaatgcagttaTATTATCTGGTCATCTGATCCTTCTTTTCACATAATAAGTTATAGGAAATCCTTTTTTTAAAGCTTCAAATATTGCCCGAATAcattttcaacaaaattcaaaCCCAGAGTCAGATTTTTGCTATCGCTTGCTGGATTGAAAATCGTGAACTAGAACAGAAATTTGAGGATTAGTGTGGCTGTGGCCTCATACACACAAGTCCACGTTCTCACTCTTTCCCATTATTACTCATAATCTGCCTATACAAGATAAAATCTGAGTTGGCCCGTGTTGTGCAGATATATTCAGTGGTGTAATGAAGAGTTTCCCTTTAGTTTACCTTGGCTAGATATTATGTTTGTTGGTTTTATTCATAGGATAATATTCCCAGATTTACATAGCTATAAGTGTTTTTCATCCTCTGACCAAAAGAAGTCTGCTTGTTAGTGGTATATGCTATAGTAAATGTATAGGCCCTGCCTACACAGTGTTGTATATTCTTCCGCGCTTATCATatatgtaataatttttttacttctgatcattaatttttcaaaaagaggAACGTACTCCTTCAGTTTGAGAAGGAATTCACCTGGTGGCATAGATTGCTGGGAACACAGTGATTTTACTGTATTCAGGAGAGTGTGTATTTAAGCTGTAACTAAAACAATGTTATGATTAGAATCTACCTTGACCCTTCTTTATTCAGTGAAACCAAAGTTGATTGTTTTCTCCTCACTTGGTTGCACAGAAGTGCAAGTAAGGTTATATTTTTAGGCAGTGGTAAGGACTTGAAGAGCTTTGCTTTTAAGCAGAAAGAATTTAGGAATCAAATGTGGAAACTTTGCTTTTAACAAATGAACAGTCTTAAGCAATCTTTTGGCCAAAGTTTGTTTGCCTCTAATTCAGCATATGGGTCAACAGATAACCAGggtaatttttaagaaaatttctttACGTTTGTAGCACCTAAGAGCAACAGAATTCTGTGCATTTTGAGGCAACTTGCAGCTAAGACTCGAGTGAGCTTGCAGTAGTGAACTGACTACTCTAGAAACTCAGCACACCCCATGAAAGTATCGCATGCTTGAGAACCCAAAGCCTGTGTGTTTTCATCTGACtttggaaatgctttttttaaattgttgtatCTGAACAATGACAGTTTCCAGGTGCAGAGAGCTAAATTACTGCTCATTATATGTACCTTATTGGAAATTTCTAGGTATATTAAATAATCTGAAATTGTCCTGAGTGAGCTGCTGTGTTAAACTTCAGGTTAATGACAGAGGTGCTGTTTGGCCCACAGTCATCTGTACTGAATGACCCTAGTCTGCTGCTTTCCTAAACAGCTGCTAATGACACCTAATCCTCTTACTAATTTTAGCACAGAAGCAACTATAGTGCAGACTGTTTAAAGCTGTTATGTAGAAGGCCTGTTTTGCTAGTAGAGGCAATAACAGTTTAGAgaggaatttttgtttgttttgttattagtgatggtgtttgtttcttttctctacctttccttctctttattctCCCCcatccttcttttttctctccttctgtctgttgttctttctctttcttttattcttcctcttaaaatcacttttaaatCCTAGCAGTACCAGCATAGGCAGAGCAGCAGAACAGTTATGTGCTTATAATgacatactcttttttttcttttttctttttaagtagcAAAAACAGTTAAGCATTTAGTGAATTCTTGATGCTTTGATtactcaaaatggcattctttgTTTAGTAAGAATTATTTAGATGCAAACTATTTTGAGTTGGATTGTTGGGAAGTTTAAGAAAAGTTTAAAGGCATTGTCACACTGTCTATTTAGTTTTATAATAGTTGATTTCTGAATAGACCATGAATGTGCTTGATAAATGTTACCCTGTGTCTGATCTGCTTCCCCCATATGTTTAGGTTGTAGGACAGTCATTTGCCTGCCACTTGCCTTAAaacaaaagggagagaaaatttCTAAATTAGGATCTCATTTGTTATATTACACACTTCAACCATAGTTAATAAATACATCAGTAATTCACATTCTCTGGTTTTCCCAGTCTTCATAAGATCTATCTTTACATACTaaggtttatttatattttgatcaTTGTCTAAGTTATGAAATTCATGAATTTGAGTATTGCAGTGTTTTTCTCTCTTGACAggcaattttttatttcttctagggtGGTTTACAGGAAGTTGCTGAGCAGTTAGAGCTGGAACGGATAGGACCACAACATCAGGCAGGATCTGATTCATTGCTTACAGGAATGGCCTTTTTCAAAATGAGAGAAGTATGGAGACATCAGTGCCTTTTTCTCAGTTGGTTTTTAGGTTGAGAGTATTAAAATTCTTATCACTGGCAAAAGTTTCTGGGCAATAAAGTACCTATTAAGTGACAATGTAATTAGAGGTACCACGTTAGGTCATACCTACCATGCTTGAATGAAAGTGTTCAAGAATATCATCTTGAAATGTAGTTCACAAGAAATGGAATAATAAGTTCTTCATGGAATCACAagtataaaattttaaactttaaatcaTAGCTTTAAAAACTTTATAATTTAAATGTAGGTCAAGCCATATTACTTcttagatgagaaaatggaggccaGAGGCTAGTTAACTTTTACCCAAGATCATACAGATTCCTAGTGAGAGAACTCCAGAGTTCTTTCTGCCACATTAGTGCTGCTTCCACCATGTCAAGGAATCGTTATGTTGGGTTTCCCCTAGCATTACCTTCTAATAGGTATTAAACTGCTGTTAAAAGTTTTGGTATTTGCTCATCCCATTCTTCAGAGTTTTAATTCCAGATTTGTAGGGTGGTATGTATGCTTTTTTACTGAATTGAGGCTTACAAagggattttttaattttagaggaGTTAAATCTGAAGTAATAGTTGAATTAAATATTGAGCAGACCTTCCTTAAGTGCCAGAAGGCAGAGATCAGTTCCGAAAATAAAGGAAGTCAGTTATGGAAGAATGTGAAATGTAATGCATCCCATTCTACTCTCAGGTTTTATAAAGATATTTACAAATACACTGTGTTGTAAGTAAAtgtgaagagaagaaaattagTTGTGCACAGTTGTCTTTTTTTTGCTtgcagaatattttctttttctaaaatatttgctcTGGAAATCTTTTTAAGTATATCCTCTCAGTTGAGTCAAAGAGACTCAACTCTTCtgagaatttaaaacttttatgtagAAATGTATTAATAATAGAAAGCATAATGACTGTTTTGCTAAGTGATACTGATTTAGATGTGATTTGGGTTGTATCCATTCATGACAAGTAAATAGAAGTTTTTGTACTTTCCAGTGCCTCGTTAGTGAATTAAAACATTCTTTTGGATTCTCAgcttgacatttttaaaaagtgccttCATGGTCCAATTAATGGTGGATTTTCTGGcactaatttctctttttttttttttttttttttttggcttcttcaGGGACACTAACTTAAAGTAAATGTTCTGATTTTACAACCCAGAACAtgtttaacatttctttttagcCACCTCAGCCTTGCACATAGATTGAAGGCAATTTACAAGCCcaaattttttttcaccatcattggttattttaattcattcttacTCTTGAgtattattaaaaaatggaataaaagtgCCGTTTTTCCATGATTATATATTCTTATAAAGCTGGTCTAAATATTAGTAGGAAAGACAAagcatttatacattttttatagtGTCTGATTTCTTTTGAGCGCTTCTCAAGAACATTAGTTTTATTCGCTGAACTTATATTTGTGGCTTCAAATGAACAACATAGAAAAGAGCTGTCATTATAGTTAATGAACAGTCAGTACTTACGTTGCTAAAATATACAGTACAAGTGGTACCTTTTggttaaaattatctttttttttcttttttgaaatcccTTTTTAGATGTTCTTTGAAGATCATATTGATGATGCCAAATATTGTGGTCATTTGTATGGCCTTGGTTCTGGTTCATCTTATGTACAGAATGGCACAGGGAATGCATATGAAGAGGAAGCCAACAAGCAGTCATGACATGAAATagcccttttatttttattttatttgagctTCACACATGCTTGTATATAGGTTTTATCTCTGGTTGGATCCCTTGAACAATAgacaataccttttttttttcctttcatagcccattttttctgcttttcaatACTAAATATGATCGTTCCTATCTCAGATCTTAATAAATAGAAAAGCATTCATATTAAATTTGGCCTTAACTTAATACACTTGTTAGCAAGCGTGTGTGAAAGAGAGTGGGGAAAGCTACATCATATTGAATATTTTGATAAACTTCACCTACTTGGGGTTggtttgtttttcccctttcctaAATTAACTAGCACTGACTGTAATTTATTTCCCTGTTTCATGTCTCTCCCTTCCATTCTGCAGGAGTTTTAGCTATTTGAGATTGTGGACCATCAATTTTGCACTTTAGAGCGTGACTCTGACCCAAATCCTCTGTTTTATCAGAAATTTCGGTTTTTCTTGCTTTTAGCTGGAAAAATGACCATCTGCCAACTTTATACAGTATTTAATTGTTTTTGATCCACAGAATATGGCACATACATTGTGCACCCGGTTGATTCAGCAAGActaacattaaaacaaaacaaaacaaaagaaactacTGAGGAGCTTAGTAACTGCTGTTTCTGTTCGTAGTGTTTAATCTTCTAAGCACATCTAGTGTCTGTCAGTTTCTAATTGACATTTGTAGGCTGCTCTGTGACTGAAGAACTTTTCAAACCAGCTTTACACCCTTCAGGAAAAAATCCCTTGTGATTAGATTTTGAGTATCTGCCAGGAAACTGGTATCCAAGATGTTGAAGCTGCAGTTTTTTATGGTAGCACACTTCCTTTGATCTGCTGCTTTTTTTTCCATCActgtttactgttattttttaaaaattttatagccATACTTATGATGCTCTTAATTTGTTGATTCCACAAATCAGTTTCATTAAAGTCCAAAGATAGCAAATTTTTAGGTGTACTTTGCATCAAATtagattagaaaacaaaaattgtgctttcatcattgGTACAAAGGTAATGGATAAGATTTGGTGCAGAACAGCAAAATACTAGTATATCTGATAAAATTACCTGAGGAGTGtaatgcttgttttattttttgtgtatatcTTTGcaatctattttatatatattgacAAAAGAGACTGTGAAATATTTAGCCATGGAGAATATGTGACCAGACCAGAGCATGTGTGGGAAGACTTTTTGGTGTTCATTAGCTCTACCCTgaaatgatggactacagttatGATGTGTGTTATCTACACTTCAATCAGTAACATAAGCAGATCTCCAAATGTTAGCCACATTGGTTTGTTTCCCCTGTACATTCTTTATTCATGATATTACAATGCTGTAACTGGGTGGtcctttttaaacaaaacattatttacaaaacagagggtattatttgtttttaaagcttttgtaaataaaggctTCAGAAATGTTTTCTTATATATGTTGATGACTGGTGATTTTATTTAGAAGTATTTATTTGGTGGACATTGTCTTTTTGTACTTAGGAAACTGAATAGAACTCAGTAACTTCCTTCACTAACTGTAGCTGATTATTAGTCTTTTAATTGAAAAATCTAAGCTGTCTGCTTTTCAAGTGTTAGCTTATTAACTAGATAGTAAATTGATTACTCTCTCCTTT is a window encoding:
- the CNOT7 gene encoding CCR4-NOT transcription complex subunit 7 — encoded protein: MPAATVDHSQRICEVWACNLDEEMKKIRQVIRKYNYVAMDTEFPGVVARPIGEFRSNADYQYQLLRCNVDLLKIIQLGLTFMNEQGEYPPGTSTWQFNFKFNLTEDMYAQDSIELLTTSGIQFKKHEEEGIETQYFAELLMTSGVVLCEGVKWLSFHSGYDFGYLIKILTNSNLPEEELDFFEILRLFFPVIYDVKYLMKSCKNLKGGLQEVAEQLELERIGPQHQAGSDSLLTGMAFFKMREMFFEDHIDDAKYCGHLYGLGSGSSYVQNGTGNAYEEEANKQS